The genomic window CCCCCGCCGTTCGCGGCGAGGACGGGTGCGAAGGCCCGCACCATCGACAGCGTGCCGAAGACGTGCGTCTCCAGCTCGAGCCGGATCGCGTCCAGCTCGCCGCTCACGAGGTTCTGGTACGTCGCGACCCCCGCGTTGTTGACGAGCAGCGACACGTCCTGCGCCGCCTCCGCCGCTGCGGCGACCGACGAGGGGTCGGTGATGTCGAGCTGCAGCACGCGCGCACCCGGCAGGTCGACCGCCTCGGGGCGGCGCGCGGTCGCGTACACCGTCGCTCCGCGCTCGAGCAGCTGGGCGGCGACGTGGCGGCCGATGCCGCGGTTGGCGCCGGTGACGAGCGCGACGGATCCCTTGATCTCCATGACGTCCTCCTGCTGGACCTGCGGCCGGCCCCCTCGGCCGGCCCGCGCTCGCTACGCTAGGAGTTGACGTTGGCGTCAAGGTCAAGTGCTGGACGAGGAAGCCCCGGGAGGACCCGTGCGGATCGGTGAGGTCGCGGCAGCGGCGGGCGTGAGCACGCGGGCGCTGCGCTACTACGAGGAGCAGGGCCTGCTCACCTCGGTGCGCAGCACGAGCGGTCAGCGGCACTACGCCGAGGACGCCGTCGACCGGGTGCGCCTCATCCAGGCGCTCTACGCCGCTGGGCTGCCCAGCCGCACCATCCTCGAGCTGCTGCCCTGCGTCCACACGGGGATCGCGACCGAGGAGATGCTGCGCCGCCTCGAGGAGGAGCGCGACCGCATCGACGAGCGCGTGCGCGACCTGCTCACGACCCGCGCCCGGCTCGACGACGTCGTGGCCACCGCGCGGCGGCACAGCGCCACCGCACAGTCAGCGTGATCCGGTCGGAGTGATCCAGCCGGCATGAGGCCGTGCCCGGGCAGGTCGCCCGGGCACGGCCCCGTGCTCAGTGCTCAGAGCTCAGTGCACCCGTGCTCAGTGCAGCAGCGGCGCGTACGTCCCGAGCAGCGTCGCGTCGTCGGTGTCCTGGCTGACCTCCCAGGCCATCACGCCGCGCAGCCCCTTGGCCTGCACCAGGTCGACCCGCTCCTGCAGGGACTGCGGGTCGTCGTAGCTGATGAAGGTCGGCACGCTCACGGTGCTGCCGTCCGACAGCGTGTGGCTGGCCGAGGGGTTCCAGAGGTACGGCTCACCGGTCGCCGCGTTCCAGCCGCGCACCCAGCCCTCGCCGACCACGGCACCCGCCGGGCTGAGGATGCCCGCCTGGACGAGGTCGCGGTAGGTCGGCGTCGTGCTGCCGGAGACGCCGGTGACGGCGCCGGACAGGCCCGTGTCGTCGAAGGGCTGGTAGACGCCGCCGTTCGCGGACCCGACCCGGATGTACTGCTTGCCGTAGAACGCCGTGCCCACGACCAGCTTCTCGGCCGGGACGCCCTGCGAGAGGTAGTAGTCGACGGTCGCCGATGTGCTCCACGTCGCGTCCACGCCCGGGTTCGGGTCGGTCGGGTCGGTCGTGAACGGCGAGTTGAACGACGTCGCCGGCTCGTACGGCCCGTGGAAGTCGTAGGTCATGAGGTCGACGTAGTCGAGCTCGCGCGCGACCTTCTGCAGCTCGTAGTACTGGCTCGCCTTCGCCGTCGCGGGGAGCGCGGCGGTCAGCTCGTAGTGCTTCGCGTCGGCGGCGCCCTGCGCGTCGAGCTCCTTGCGGAACTCGCGCAGCAGCTGGGTGGCGTTGTGCTTGTCCTCGGCGGTGAAGTGGTTGCCGTTGCCCGGGTCGACGCCGGGGTACTCCCAGTCGAGGTCGATGCCGTCGAAGACGCCCTTGGCCGCGCCCGCCGGCAACCCGGGCAGGTCGCCGCGGATGAACCGGTCGAGGCAGGACTGGACGAACGCCTTGCGGCTGGAGTCCTTCTTGGCCACGTCGGAGAAGTACGTCGACAGCGTCCACCCGCCGAGCGCGAGGTTGACGCGCAGGCCCGGGTGGGCCTTCTTCAGCTGGAGGATCTGGTTGAAGTTGCCGGCCAGCGGCTGGGTCCAGGTGTCGGCGACGCCGTCGACGGTCTGCGTGGCGTCGAAGACCTTCTGGTAGTCCGCCCACGGGTCGGCCGCGGCGCACAGGCCGTCCTTGTCGGGGGCGGCGAAGGCGTAGGTGATGTGGTTGAGCTCGTCGGCGGGGATGTCCTTGACCAGGTAGCCCCGGCCGTAGATGTCCCAGTCCGCGAAGTAGGTGTTGACGACGTGCTGGGGCGACGCGGGCTGCTTGGCCTGCGCCGTGGTCGCGACGAGGGGGCTCGTCATGGCGGCGGCGACGGCGGCGGCAGTGACCGCGACGCGCCGAGATGCTCGTGGCATCGGTGCTCCTTCGCGAAGCGTGCTTCCCTGCCCGGGCGGCAGGAGATCTAGGGGGCGGCCCGCCCCGCGAGCAGCCGGGCCGCGGCGGCCGTGCAGGCACGGGCGGCGCCCCCGGTCGACAGCGCCGGACCGGTCGTCAGCTGCAGGTCGTCGGGCATGCCGAGCGCGACGAGGGTCGCGCTGCAGGAGGCGAGCAGCTCGGCCACGGCCGCCCGCTGCCACGCGCTGCGGTACGCGTCGCGCACCACCACGACGACCGGGCGCTCCTCCCCCGGCTCCGGGAGCGTGCCGGCGACCCCGTCCTCCGTGACGGTGACGAGACCACCGAGCAGGCCGAGCTGGGCGAGCGGCTCGGCCAGCGACCACTTCGCCTGCCCCACCGCCATGTTCGCCTCGCCCCGCACCTCGACGACGACCGCCGGGGCGTGCAGGGGCCGTACGCCGCGGGCGAGGAGCGCCTGCTGCGCCGCCTCTCCTCCGGCGGCAGGATCGCTCGGCGGCGGAGGTGGCGGCGTCGCCAGCCTGGCCCGCAGCCGCCCGACCCGCTCGGCAGCCTCGACGAGCCGCTCCTCCGGCAGGCTGCCGTCGGCCAGCCGGCGCGCCACGGCCGAGGTGAGGTCCGCGAGGTGCTGCTCCCCGTCCTCGGCGCCCACCAGCAGGAGGTCCGCGCCCGCCGCCAGCGACAGCGCTCCCCCGTCGGCGATGCCGTGCGCTGCACGGACTCCGGCCATGTCGAGGGCGTCGGTGACGATGACGCCGGCGAACCCGAGCTCGCCGCGCAGCAGGTCGACGAGGAGCCGTCGGCTCAGCGTCGCGGGCTCGGGGTCCAGCGCGGTGAACACGACGTGCGAGGTCATGACCAGCTCGACCCCGGCCGCGACGACCGCGGCGAAGGGCGGCAGGTCGCGGCGCCGGAACTCCTCCTCGTCGGCGTCGATTACGGGGAGTGCCAGGTGCGAATCGGCGACCGTGGCGCCGTGGCCCGGGAAGTGCTTGGCGGCGGCCGCGACCCCGGACTCCTGCAGCCCGAGGACGAGCTCGACACCGTGCCGGGCGACCAGGTCGGGGTCCGCACCGAACGACCGGACGCCGATGACGGGGTTGCGCGGGTCGCTGTTGACGTCGACGGAGGGGGCGAAGTCCACGTTGACCCCCGCGGCCCGCAGGTCCGCCGCCACGGCGCGCGCCACCCGGCGCGTCAGCTGCACGTCGTCGACCCGCCCCAGCGCGAGGTTGCCCGGGTAGCTCGAGC from Motilibacter rhizosphaerae includes these protein-coding regions:
- a CDS encoding glycoside hydrolase family 3 protein, with the translated sequence MDSAELRRLVAACVMPGFTGSRVPGWVLRALDDGLAGICVYGHNLQAPGPQEAAAARVRAIAAELRAARPDVLVALDEEGGDVTRLEYLTGSSYPGNLALGRVDDVQLTRRVARAVAADLRAAGVNVDFAPSVDVNSDPRNPVIGVRSFGADPDLVARHGVELVLGLQESGVAAAAKHFPGHGATVADSHLALPVIDADEEEFRRRDLPPFAAVVAAGVELVMTSHVVFTALDPEPATLSRRLLVDLLRGELGFAGVIVTDALDMAGVRAAHGIADGGALSLAAGADLLLVGAEDGEQHLADLTSAVARRLADGSLPEERLVEAAERVGRLRARLATPPPPPPSDPAAGGEAAQQALLARGVRPLHAPAVVVEVRGEANMAVGQAKWSLAEPLAQLGLLGGLVTVTEDGVAGTLPEPGEERPVVVVVRDAYRSAWQRAAVAELLASCSATLVALGMPDDLQLTTGPALSTGGAARACTAAAARLLAGRAAP
- a CDS encoding glycoside hydrolase family 18 protein: MPRASRRVAVTAAAVAAAMTSPLVATTAQAKQPASPQHVVNTYFADWDIYGRGYLVKDIPADELNHITYAFAAPDKDGLCAAADPWADYQKVFDATQTVDGVADTWTQPLAGNFNQILQLKKAHPGLRVNLALGGWTLSTYFSDVAKKDSSRKAFVQSCLDRFIRGDLPGLPAGAAKGVFDGIDLDWEYPGVDPGNGNHFTAEDKHNATQLLREFRKELDAQGAADAKHYELTAALPATAKASQYYELQKVARELDYVDLMTYDFHGPYEPATSFNSPFTTDPTDPNPGVDATWSTSATVDYYLSQGVPAEKLVVGTAFYGKQYIRVGSANGGVYQPFDDTGLSGAVTGVSGSTTPTYRDLVQAGILSPAGAVVGEGWVRGWNAATGEPYLWNPSASHTLSDGSTVSVPTFISYDDPQSLQERVDLVQAKGLRGVMAWEVSQDTDDATLLGTYAPLLH
- a CDS encoding MerR family transcriptional regulator, translated to MRIGEVAAAAGVSTRALRYYEEQGLLTSVRSTSGQRHYAEDAVDRVRLIQALYAAGLPSRTILELLPCVHTGIATEEMLRRLEEERDRIDERVRDLLTTRARLDDVVATARRHSATAQSA
- a CDS encoding SDR family oxidoreductase, with product MEIKGSVALVTGANRGIGRHVAAQLLERGATVYATARRPEAVDLPGARVLQLDITDPSSVAAAAEAAQDVSLLVNNAGVATYQNLVSGELDAIRLELETHVFGTLSMVRAFAPVLAANGGGAVLNVLSALSWLSYDGSGAYSVAKAAEWSLTNGIRLELARQGTLVTALHMGAVDTDMMAGWDIPKNDPADVARAALDGIAADALEVLVDDASVRAKAAASADLRSVYPTAA